The DNA window AACTGTTTAGGAACAGTTGAACGTATACGAGTTGCAGGTCCTATCGATCGTCTGGTAGCGTTTTCTCTCTTCCAAGAATGCAAGCACAGCTTCCTTCAGCATCTTCTCTCCGTAGGGAGAAAATTCTCGTTTGCTTGGTGAACGTTTTTCCCTCTCCATTACCAGCATTCTAAGAGGATGATGTTCTTCCCTCGCCTGTATCTTGGGAAAATTGACTTGGATGATCCCGAGAGACAAATCTTCAGGTCCGAATAGATTGATGGTTGCATGAAATGGATCAAATCCGGCCATACCGGTAGAAAAACTGAGCTGAGCTATGGTGATCTCAGCAGTATAGGTTACATCCTCAACACAGTATGTCTCGGTGATCTGATAGCCTGTGTGTTTGTACACGGGTGTGTATTGCATATTATGCTCCTTGTGTAGTGATTTACTTGTCGATAAGCACTTTTTCATCAAGTCATACACTGCCTCCTGTTTCTTAGGAGGCCTTTTGCAAGGAACATGGTTCTGTACATACAACATTGAAGGGCTCCTTTTAGCGATTTGTTTTTGGACGCTGCAAGTTGGGGGATAAATCACGTCTCTGTTTGTATTCTAAGTGGATTTTTCAGTGAAAACAATGAAAATTTTTTTTCCTATACCAAATCATTCTAGAATACAAGTAAACGGTTTGTTTCTTTGAGATTGGTTCTGTTACCAATAGAACAGAGTAAATATACATGACATAACTATGAGAAATATATAACCACTTAAAGTTATATACGAATTAAGTTGACCGGTTTATAAAACCGGTTTAGTATAGATATATACCAAAGAGAATGTATGGGAGAAATATTTCTCCCACATGATTACGGTAACACCAAAGGAGAATGAATCAATGAAAAAACATCTGTTTATTGCCTTACTAATTGCCATGGTGGCAATGGGGTCGGTTGCATTTGCAGCTGGTGCTCAAGAGACAGCCCCTGCAAAGGAAGTCTATTTCTTGAATTTCAAGCCGGAGATTGCAGACGTCTATGAATCCAAGATTGCTCCTGCTTTTGAAGCAGAGACCGGTATCAAGTTGAAGGTCGTTACCGCTGCAAGTGGTACCTATGCTCAGACACTCAAGAGTGAAATTGCAAAAAGCAATCCTCCGGTAATCTTCCAGACCAATGGACCTGTAGGATTGAGAGAGAGCAAGAGTTATACCGCTGACCTTCGTGACACTGAGTACTACAAAATTCTCAGTGACAAGTCAATGGCTCTTACTGATGGTGAGAAGGTCCTGGCCATCCCGTATGCCGTAGAAGGCTATGGAATTATCTACAACGATGCAATCATGAGAAAATACTTTGCCCTTTCTGGCAAGGCTGTATCCATCTCCAGTGCAGATGAGATCAACAACTTTGCAACCCTCAAGGCAGTCGTTGAGGATATGACCAAGCACAAGGATGCCTTGGGTATCAAGGGTGTTTTCGCTTCCACCAGCCTGTCTGCAGGTAATCAGTGGAGATGGCAGACTCACTTGGTAAACGTTCCTCTCCATTTTGAGATGGTTGCAAGGGATATTCCTGCTGGATCGAGCGTTCCTGAACTTGAATTCACCTACAGTGAAAACATGAAGAATATCTGGGATCTCTATTTGAACAACAGCACCACTGCTCCTGGCCTGCTTGGAAGCAAGAGTGTTGATGATTCAATGGCGGAGTTTGCACTTGGTCAGGCTGCCATGGTACAGAACGGCAACTGGGGTGCCAGTCAGATCCTTGGAGTCAAGGGCAACAAGGTTGCAGATTCCGATATTAAGTTCCTGCCCATCTACACCGGTATTGAAGGTGAAGAGAAAGCAGGGTTGAACGTTGGAACAGAAAACTATCTCTGCATCAACAGTAATGTAAGTGCAGAACAGCAGGAAATGGCAGATCAGTTCCTTTCATGGTTGTTTGCCAGCGAAACGGGCAAGCAGTTCGTTAAGAACGACCTGATGTTCATCACACCGTTCAATTCCTTCAAGGATAGCGAGCTTCCTACCGATCCATTGGCCAAGGAAGTCATCCGCTGGATGAACAAGCCTGGTGTCAACTCTGTTCCCTGGGCATTCTCCATCATTCCTAGTGAAGAGTGGAAGAACAAGTTCGGAGCAGCTCTTGCTGAGTACAGCGTTGGCAGGATGAATTGGAACGAGGTTGAGAAGGTTGCTGTCGATGCTTGGAAGACCGAGTACGATTTGACCAACTAATTTTCGTAGAAAACATGTTAGGATAGACCGCCTACCTTCATTGGAAGGCAAGGCGGTTTACCTGTTTTACAAGGGAGTCCCTCATGCAAAAGTCCATACAGAAATATTTTGCTTTATTTGCGCTTCCAGGTCTGATCTGCTTCGCTATTGCGTTTCTGATCCCAATGGTTATGGGGGTGGTTCTTTCCTTTTTCAAGTTCAGTACCGTAACAAATGCAACCTTCAATGGCTTGGAAAACTACCGAAACATCTTTATTGACAAGGAGTTCATCAGCGCACTATGGTTCACGGTCCGTTTTACGGTGGTTTCAGTCATTACCATCAACCTTGGGGCGTTTGCACTAGCAATGTTGCTTACCAGAGGTATTAAGGGAACAAACCTTTTCAGAACGGTATTCTTTATGCCTAACCTGATCGGAGGCATTGTTCTTGGTTGGATCTGGCAGGTAATCATCAATGGTATTCTTCTCAGGCAGGGAGTCACAA is part of the uncultured Sphaerochaeta sp. genome and encodes:
- a CDS encoding ABC transporter substrate-binding protein; this encodes MKKHLFIALLIAMVAMGSVAFAAGAQETAPAKEVYFLNFKPEIADVYESKIAPAFEAETGIKLKVVTAASGTYAQTLKSEIAKSNPPVIFQTNGPVGLRESKSYTADLRDTEYYKILSDKSMALTDGEKVLAIPYAVEGYGIIYNDAIMRKYFALSGKAVSISSADEINNFATLKAVVEDMTKHKDALGIKGVFASTSLSAGNQWRWQTHLVNVPLHFEMVARDIPAGSSVPELEFTYSENMKNIWDLYLNNSTTAPGLLGSKSVDDSMAEFALGQAAMVQNGNWGASQILGVKGNKVADSDIKFLPIYTGIEGEEKAGLNVGTENYLCINSNVSAEQQEMADQFLSWLFASETGKQFVKNDLMFITPFNSFKDSELPTDPLAKEVIRWMNKPGVNSVPWAFSIIPSEEWKNKFGAALAEYSVGRMNWNEVEKVAVDAWKTEYDLTN